From a single Asticcacaulis sp. MM231 genomic region:
- a CDS encoding rhomboid family intramembrane serine protease, with translation MTDGPEPEVPENTQRHREPAFNAPLMVVVLPVLMIGAYWLQISGGPALEGALLDNFALSPILLRQGHFELLLTHIFLHGSWTHVLFNAGACLIFATPVVRAFGKGIGAGLSFFAFFFLCGIAAGLGFCLLNLMSSMPVVGASGAIYGLIGASTRIIGARGAGRVLPLMSRHVLTTSAVWCGLNLLPALLPFLPGGEGVVIAWQAHIIGFLFGVLVIGHWLHAFHPRFFTTN, from the coding sequence ATGACAGACGGCCCTGAACCCGAAGTGCCTGAAAACACGCAACGCCACAGGGAGCCTGCTTTTAACGCGCCTTTAATGGTGGTGGTCCTGCCGGTTTTGATGATCGGGGCCTATTGGCTGCAAATATCCGGCGGTCCTGCGCTCGAAGGCGCGCTGCTTGATAATTTTGCCCTGTCGCCGATCCTGTTGCGTCAGGGGCATTTCGAGCTGCTGTTAACGCATATCTTCCTGCACGGGAGCTGGACGCATGTTCTGTTCAATGCTGGCGCCTGCCTGATCTTCGCCACGCCGGTGGTGAGAGCCTTTGGTAAGGGAATTGGCGCCGGTCTATCCTTCTTTGCCTTCTTCTTTCTATGCGGCATCGCGGCAGGCCTTGGTTTTTGCCTTCTGAATCTAATGTCCAGTATGCCGGTAGTGGGAGCATCGGGAGCGATCTACGGACTGATCGGCGCCTCTACGCGCATTATAGGTGCGCGTGGTGCGGGGCGTGTGCTGCCGTTAATGAGCCGCCATGTCCTGACGACAAGTGCGGTGTGGTGTGGGCTTAATCTGCTGCCGGCCCTGCTGCCGTTCCTGCCGGGCGGGGAGGGGGTTGTCATCGCCTGGCAGGCGCACATTATAGGTTTTCTCTTCGGTGTGCTGGTGATCGGCCACTGGTTACATGCGTTTCACCCGCGATTCTTCACGACAAATTGA
- the ubiA gene encoding 4-hydroxybenzoate octaprenyltransferase, with amino-acid sequence MFLPGAMGLAFAIAHPFFTLNVNGIAAVLPPQDVLRDHFPWYKLLLFAIGSVLMRAAGCAFNDFVDRDIDAKVERTRSRPIPAGQITPKQALAFAAACSLISFLILIQLGLVTILLGVGSLLLVAAYPFMKRITWWPQAWLGLTFNWGFLMGYATITGTLTLPAILFYAGLIFWTLGYDTIYALQDIEDDAMIGVKSSARALGKNTVNGVSIFYGLASALTGVAAYYANLPSLFFGGLLLVTAHLFWQVVRLRPNAHGDGWDSAQALKLFKSNRTTGLIWFFSLLAVHFTSLL; translated from the coding sequence TTGTTCCTGCCCGGCGCCATGGGACTTGCCTTCGCCATCGCGCACCCGTTCTTCACACTTAACGTCAATGGAATCGCGGCGGTTCTGCCGCCGCAGGACGTCCTGCGCGATCATTTCCCATGGTACAAGCTGCTGCTGTTCGCCATCGGCTCGGTGCTGATGCGCGCCGCCGGCTGCGCCTTCAATGATTTCGTCGATCGCGATATCGACGCCAAGGTCGAGCGCACCCGCAGCCGCCCCATTCCCGCCGGCCAGATTACGCCGAAACAGGCACTCGCCTTCGCCGCCGCGTGCTCGCTGATCAGCTTCCTGATCCTGATCCAGCTTGGTCTCGTTACCATCCTCCTTGGCGTTGGCTCGCTTCTGCTCGTCGCCGCCTATCCCTTCATGAAGCGCATCACCTGGTGGCCGCAGGCCTGGCTGGGCCTGACCTTCAACTGGGGCTTCCTGATGGGCTACGCCACCATCACCGGCACCCTGACCCTGCCCGCGATCCTCTTCTACGCCGGCCTGATCTTCTGGACGCTGGGCTATGATACCATCTACGCCCTGCAGGATATCGAGGATGACGCTATGATCGGCGTCAAGTCGAGTGCCCGCGCCCTTGGCAAGAACACCGTCAACGGCGTCAGCATCTTCTATGGCCTGGCCTCGGCCCTGACCGGCGTCGCGGCTTATTACGCCAATCTTCCTAGCCTCTTTTTTGGTGGACTTTTGCTCGTAACGGCGCATCTTTTCTGGCAGGTCGTTCGCCTGCGGCCGAACGCACACGGAGACGGCTGGGACAGCGCCCAGGCGCTGAAACTGTTCAAATCCAACCGCACCACCGGCCTGATCTGGTTTTTCAGCCTGCTGGCGGTCCACTTCACCAGCCTGCTATAG
- a CDS encoding 50S ribosomal protein L11 methyltransferase: MPDKQAFIRNQTRVLPVPSLPEMRLYQADEVTPLWLMTEQNLVQERLAPPFWAFAWSGGQALAKYVAAHPAIVQGKRVLDIACGSGLVGIAAMRADAESVLCNDIDPYAEAAVALNAALNDVTLAFTGDDLLDGPLPEIDVILAGDICYEKAMTDAMLTYFRRAARQSIEVYIGDPHRTYFPKDGLTRLAAYDIITNADIEDRALKPASVWKLNP, from the coding sequence ATGCCCGATAAGCAAGCCTTTATTCGGAACCAGACCCGTGTGCTGCCTGTGCCCAGCCTGCCAGAAATGCGCCTCTATCAGGCTGACGAAGTGACGCCGCTGTGGCTGATGACCGAGCAGAATCTGGTACAGGAACGGCTGGCGCCGCCCTTCTGGGCCTTCGCCTGGTCGGGCGGTCAGGCTCTGGCGAAATATGTCGCCGCGCACCCGGCTATTGTCCAAGGCAAGCGTGTACTCGATATCGCCTGCGGCTCCGGCCTGGTCGGGATCGCCGCCATGCGGGCTGACGCTGAAAGCGTGCTGTGCAACGATATCGATCCTTATGCGGAAGCAGCGGTTGCACTTAATGCAGCGCTCAATGATGTCACGCTCGCCTTCACAGGCGATGATCTGCTTGACGGCCCGCTGCCGGAGATCGATGTCATTCTGGCCGGTGATATATGCTATGAAAAAGCGATGACTGACGCCATGCTGACATATTTTCGCCGCGCCGCGCGGCAATCTATAGAGGTCTATATCGGTGACCCGCACCGGACCTACTTCCCCAAGGATGGCCTGACCCGACTGGCCGCTTACGACATCATCACCAATGCCGATATCGAAGACCGCGCGCTGAAGCCGGCAAGTGTCTGGAAACTGAACCCTTAA
- the hfaD gene encoding holdfast anchor protein HfaD gives MLVRAQNRAVGKTSLATSVAALLSTTLATVLLTAVPATSQTIPDGEWTNNQTQTGVIAANQTLNVVQNDGLTRADTYATANSVQTGNDTYDATLYSYQFLSGRTTATTTITGTNSGDEDLSLGTPVYALSQGIGNYASGVTKTGHLTADTQQISTADRVEAITEVNAPNNAIYVSGEGNAITEVNHTAYEATNGRLDSTAVQTSSTEARSNVSATVHYSPSPNAYNASATNNAYTAYSDDRGSQEHDVTQTASAMTQARAEVYAGNVWNMQANSTALGNNVNLENQGGSLVVTNDQTQSGLVQSQAVIQADEYGQAYATASGIGNQVSAGNNDIYVRLDNNQLSSGGVDVVASFEGATGWDGYVTADAVGNQAVAYACAECQADMGVSNTQVNNSDVNATATASVGRGRTIVSTARATGNSATFYVGN, from the coding sequence ATGCTGGTACGCGCGCAGAACCGAGCCGTTGGCAAAACATCGCTGGCGACAAGCGTCGCGGCCCTGCTGAGCACGACGCTGGCTACAGTTCTTCTGACGGCGGTTCCCGCTACTAGTCAGACCATCCCCGACGGGGAATGGACCAACAATCAGACGCAGACCGGTGTCATTGCCGCGAACCAGACTCTGAATGTGGTGCAGAACGACGGCCTGACGCGTGCGGACACCTATGCCACCGCCAACAGCGTTCAGACCGGTAACGACACCTATGACGCGACGCTCTATTCGTATCAGTTTCTGAGTGGTCGCACGACGGCGACCACGACGATTACCGGCACCAATTCCGGGGACGAAGACCTGTCGCTCGGTACACCGGTGTATGCTTTGAGCCAAGGCATCGGCAACTATGCTTCCGGAGTCACCAAGACTGGTCACCTGACCGCCGATACACAGCAGATTTCTACCGCCGATCGCGTCGAAGCCATAACCGAGGTTAATGCGCCGAATAACGCCATCTATGTCAGCGGCGAAGGCAATGCCATCACCGAGGTCAACCACACCGCCTATGAGGCAACCAACGGTCGCCTCGATTCGACGGCTGTCCAGACCTCGTCCACCGAAGCACGCTCCAACGTGTCGGCGACTGTGCATTACTCGCCCTCGCCCAATGCGTATAACGCGTCGGCGACCAACAACGCTTACACCGCCTATAGTGATGATCGCGGCTCACAAGAGCATGATGTCACCCAGACGGCTTCAGCCATGACCCAGGCCCGCGCCGAAGTTTATGCCGGCAATGTCTGGAACATGCAGGCCAATTCGACCGCCCTCGGCAACAACGTCAATCTGGAAAACCAGGGCGGCTCGCTCGTCGTGACAAATGACCAGACGCAAAGCGGCCTCGTCCAGTCACAGGCTGTGATTCAGGCCGACGAATACGGTCAGGCCTACGCCACCGCTTCGGGCATCGGCAACCAGGTTTCCGCCGGCAATAACGACATCTATGTTCGCCTTGACAACAACCAGCTGTCATCCGGCGGGGTAGACGTGGTCGCTTCGTTCGAGGGCGCCACCGGCTGGGATGGCTATGTCACCGCCGATGCGGTCGGCAATCAGGCGGTGGCCTATGCCTGCGCCGAATGTCAGGCCGACATGGGCGTCAGCAACACGCAGGTCAACAATTCCGACGTCAACGCCACGGCAACCGCCAGCGTCGGTCGCGGACGCACGATTGTCTCGACCGCACGCGCCACAGGCAACAGCGCCACCTTCTACGTCGGCAACTAA
- the hfaB gene encoding holdfast anchoring protein HfaB, with amino-acid sequence MQIRKPALFGLISAAAMAVALTGCMTTPSVNAAGNYKTPIGKAPVTANPTAYSDALVCLGGYARSHRLASPRLAVGRISDYTGRASLDGGREITQGASLMAMTALAKAGARQVERFDTSVGELELKYANNKLITDAPVSNPTQPADYRKIMAGQVAGSDFFIVGGITELNNNIRSSGVDAYAGESSTTGVKGLFYGRTLVMNVALDLRLVDTRTLEVVDVISYQKQIVGKEVKAGVFDVLNGNIFDISGGQGALEPMQLAVRAMIERATLEFMANLYGASGPDVCLDPQNDFLYNDTLGATGGLTPAYDNLETNNAGTRAEPSRWQNIAGDKRRGPAEHDAGYSSSDGGSRY; translated from the coding sequence ATGCAAATCCGCAAACCCGCTCTGTTTGGCCTGATCAGCGCCGCGGCGATGGCAGTTGCCCTCACCGGCTGCATGACCACGCCGAGCGTTAATGCCGCAGGCAATTACAAGACCCCTATCGGCAAAGCACCGGTGACAGCCAACCCGACCGCCTATTCGGACGCTCTGGTCTGCCTCGGCGGCTATGCCCGCTCGCACCGTCTGGCCTCGCCGCGTCTCGCCGTTGGTCGTATCTCCGATTACACCGGTCGCGCCTCACTCGACGGTGGCCGCGAAATCACTCAGGGCGCCTCGCTGATGGCGATGACCGCCCTGGCCAAGGCCGGCGCCCGTCAGGTCGAGCGTTTCGACACTTCGGTCGGAGAACTGGAACTGAAGTATGCCAACAACAAGCTTATCACCGACGCGCCGGTTTCCAACCCGACGCAGCCGGCTGATTACCGCAAGATCATGGCCGGTCAGGTGGCCGGTTCAGACTTCTTCATCGTCGGCGGCATCACCGAACTGAACAACAATATCCGCTCTTCCGGCGTGGACGCCTATGCTGGCGAAAGTTCTACGACTGGCGTTAAGGGCCTGTTCTACGGCCGCACGCTGGTGATGAATGTTGCGCTCGATCTGCGCCTCGTCGATACCCGCACGCTGGAAGTGGTTGATGTGATCTCCTACCAGAAGCAGATCGTTGGTAAAGAAGTGAAGGCCGGCGTGTTCGACGTGCTGAACGGCAACATCTTCGACATCAGCGGCGGCCAGGGCGCACTTGAGCCCATGCAACTCGCCGTGCGCGCCATGATCGAACGCGCCACGCTGGAATTCATGGCCAATCTTTACGGCGCTTCCGGTCCGGACGTCTGTCTCGATCCGCAAAACGATTTCCTCTACAACGACACCCTGGGCGCCACGGGCGGCCTGACCCCGGCCTACGACAATCTGGAGACGAACAATGCTGGTACGCGCGCAGAACCGAGCCGTTGGCAAAACATCGCTGGCGACAAGCGTCGCGGCCCTGCTGAGCACGACGCTGGCTACAGTTCTTCTGACGGCGGTTCCCGCTACTAG
- a CDS encoding insulinase family protein — translation MLIKKTLLTAFAVAALTTTALTPISAHADTPTVSAPAIGTAIDISKGLDFAQNHSDIKADPAVHFGKLPNGMTYIILKNATPPGTASIRLRFNGGSLMEDDSQQGLAHFLEHMAFNGSKNVAEGDMVKILERHGLSFGADTNAHTGFQRDGLRTRPAQGGRGRSRHRPVPDA, via the coding sequence ATGCTGATAAAGAAAACCCTGCTGACCGCCTTTGCCGTCGCGGCCCTGACCACGACCGCCCTGACGCCGATCAGCGCCCATGCCGACACGCCCACCGTCTCCGCACCTGCCATCGGCACGGCCATCGACATCAGCAAGGGACTGGATTTCGCGCAAAACCATTCCGACATTAAGGCCGATCCGGCCGTGCACTTCGGTAAGCTGCCAAATGGCATGACCTACATCATCCTGAAAAACGCTACGCCTCCCGGCACCGCCTCGATCCGACTGCGCTTCAATGGCGGATCGCTAATGGAGGACGACAGCCAGCAGGGCCTGGCCCACTTCCTCGAACACATGGCGTTTAACGGCTCGAAGAACGTGGCCGAAGGCGACATGGTCAAGATTCTCGAACGCCACGGGCTGTCGTTCGGCGCCGATACCAACGCGCATACAGGATTTCAGCGAGACGGTTTACGAACTCGACCTGCCCAAGGTGGCCGAGGACGATCTCGACACCGGCCTGTTCCTGATGCGTGA
- a CDS encoding PdaC/SigV domain-containing protein produces MTHTLKFAGLVLLTLVTVSACHKKPKDEAAPGAPPVVAAPMSFAKSDADVDVRLSLPDPIKLYPELHARLYQEGVATLTAFIDQARKDHAQNSSDGFIEPPYSHAIDWKISAQSERLVSLFAEEDDFQGGAHPNHTFQTLLWDKTGKDLLSASHLFAPGADFKPINSYVCRQIEAARSKRAGEPITQGGSGFACPKFAESRLILLPSVQTGKIGAIGALYAPYDVGPYAEGAYEIHVPQAMLTGLIAPEFASQFGGEAVKAEALAKPVSKP; encoded by the coding sequence ATGACGCATACGCTAAAATTCGCCGGGCTGGTTCTGCTGACGCTGGTCACGGTTTCGGCGTGCCATAAGAAACCCAAGGACGAAGCCGCGCCGGGTGCGCCGCCGGTCGTCGCGGCGCCGATGAGCTTCGCCAAGTCGGACGCCGATGTAGATGTCCGCCTGTCTCTGCCCGATCCTATCAAGCTCTATCCCGAACTGCACGCGCGCCTCTATCAGGAAGGTGTAGCGACCCTGACCGCCTTTATCGACCAAGCGCGCAAGGACCATGCGCAAAACAGCTCCGATGGCTTCATTGAGCCGCCCTATTCCCATGCGATCGACTGGAAGATATCGGCCCAGAGCGAGCGGCTTGTGTCGCTTTTCGCCGAGGAAGATGATTTTCAGGGCGGCGCCCACCCCAACCATACCTTTCAGACGCTTCTGTGGGACAAGACCGGCAAGGATCTGCTGTCGGCTTCGCACCTGTTTGCGCCCGGCGCCGATTTCAAACCGATCAATTCCTACGTTTGCCGCCAGATCGAAGCCGCGCGCTCCAAACGCGCCGGCGAGCCGATCACGCAGGGCGGTTCCGGTTTTGCCTGCCCTAAATTCGCCGAGAGCCGCCTGATCCTGCTTCCATCCGTCCAAACGGGCAAGATCGGCGCTATTGGCGCGCTCTACGCGCCTTATGATGTCGGTCCCTATGCCGAGGGGGCCTATGAAATTCACGTGCCGCAGGCCATGCTGACGGGCCTCATCGCGCCTGAATTTGCCAGCCAGTTTGGCGGGGAAGCCGTCAAGGCGGAGGCGCTGGCAAAGCCGGTCTCCAAGCCGTAA
- a CDS encoding VOC family protein encodes MPAHHKIDYIEFPGGDLNPLKDFYSKAFGWSFIDYGPTYAALADAGIDGGFDADSSSAKPLVILYSDNLEASLAQVEAQGAEITLAIFDFPGGRRFHFRDPSGNELGVWSDK; translated from the coding sequence ATGCCTGCGCACCACAAGATCGACTACATCGAATTTCCCGGCGGCGATCTCAACCCGCTGAAAGACTTTTACAGCAAGGCCTTCGGCTGGAGCTTTATCGACTACGGCCCGACCTATGCGGCGCTGGCCGATGCCGGCATCGATGGCGGCTTTGACGCCGACAGTTCTTCCGCCAAGCCGCTGGTGATCCTATATAGTGACAATCTCGAAGCCTCACTCGCGCAGGTCGAGGCGCAAGGCGCCGAGATCACGCTGGCGATCTTCGATTTCCCCGGCGGACGTCGCTTTCATTTTCGTGATCCTTCCGGTAATGAACTGGGTGTCTGGTCAGATAAGTAG
- a CDS encoding insulinase family protein: MAEDDLDTGLFLMRETAGNLSLDDGAIDRERGVILGEERASDSPGRHAYMKWATAAFSNQKYAVRLPIGLTDIISNAKRDRFVDYYNHFYRPEQATLVVVGDFDPDAMEGKIKTKFADWQKPAAPIRVTDFGAYKPKGVISEVYTEKGLRTELSLTWAAPLTETYQTYASANIDFLNGIRTQILNERLERQAKLPDTPFASATIAHDDIDHTAKVTQLSITPKPGREKDAFIAAYTTVRQYAEFGADQAELDRALSDIETYFKQALQGAKTRNSRDLSEALVNSMADGDVFTSPQQDWDYFVAMKPKITLATLNDGIKPLFAGDGPLLWHEGPTLGDFDKKAFLDTYKQVQAAHMTASEARANKPWPYTSFGTPGKVIKREDINDLGITQLTYANGVRATIKTTDFKTDEIGITVRFAGGLSSLSPASKPPVFAASVSDLQEGGLGKLTASELKDSLTGKIYGVGLGLGEDATTLSGGTTKADFATQMEVLMAFTTDAAYSNDAFERLKAFIPDYYNSLNSTPGGVFQMKGSAVLRDNDPRYTMPSQADFLATKNEQVKALVDRQLKTGPIEITIVGDISETEAEGQIAKTFATLAKRADKPVIPADGLTLHFPTQNLKQVFEHQGRADQDLSYVAWPSADFTSDTQRARALTVLAEVMSLRLTDIVREKKRLSYSPYASNYYSQTFPGFGYLSAVAQVKPEDDQAFYDTLSEIVAELKTRPVSDDELLRAKKPLLDRMDTDLKTNTYWAGALPGSTADPRKLDYIRNRREQYQAVTAADIQRLAAQYLDMSKAVRIQIKPAATAEATAAK, from the coding sequence GTGGCCGAGGACGATCTCGACACCGGCCTGTTCCTGATGCGTGAAACCGCTGGCAATCTGTCGCTGGACGACGGCGCCATCGATCGTGAGCGCGGCGTTATCCTGGGTGAAGAACGCGCCAGCGACAGCCCCGGCCGTCACGCCTATATGAAGTGGGCCACCGCCGCCTTCAGCAACCAGAAATACGCCGTCCGCCTGCCCATCGGCCTGACCGACATTATCAGCAACGCCAAGCGCGACCGCTTCGTTGACTATTACAACCACTTCTACCGCCCAGAACAGGCCACCCTCGTGGTCGTCGGGGATTTTGACCCTGACGCCATGGAAGGCAAGATCAAGACAAAGTTCGCCGACTGGCAAAAGCCGGCCGCGCCCATCCGCGTCACCGATTTCGGCGCCTACAAGCCCAAGGGCGTCATCTCGGAAGTCTATACCGAAAAGGGCTTGCGCACCGAACTGAGCCTGACATGGGCAGCGCCCCTCACCGAAACCTACCAGACCTATGCCAGCGCCAATATCGATTTCCTCAATGGCATCCGCACCCAGATCCTCAACGAACGTCTGGAGCGTCAGGCCAAGCTGCCCGATACCCCCTTCGCCTCGGCTACCATCGCGCACGACGATATCGACCATACCGCCAAGGTGACGCAGCTTTCGATCACGCCCAAGCCCGGCCGCGAGAAGGACGCCTTTATCGCTGCTTATACTACGGTGCGCCAGTATGCCGAATTCGGCGCCGATCAGGCCGAACTCGACCGCGCGCTCAGCGATATCGAAACCTACTTCAAGCAGGCCTTGCAAGGCGCCAAGACGCGCAACAGCCGCGATCTGTCCGAAGCCCTTGTCAACTCCATGGCCGATGGCGATGTCTTCACCTCGCCCCAGCAAGACTGGGACTATTTCGTCGCCATGAAGCCTAAGATCACGCTGGCCACCCTCAACGACGGCATCAAGCCCTTGTTTGCCGGCGACGGTCCGCTGCTGTGGCACGAAGGCCCAACGCTCGGCGATTTCGACAAGAAGGCCTTCCTCGATACCTATAAGCAGGTGCAGGCCGCACACATGACGGCTTCGGAAGCGCGCGCCAACAAGCCGTGGCCCTATACGAGCTTCGGCACACCGGGCAAGGTGATCAAGCGGGAGGACATTAATGACCTCGGCATCACCCAGCTTACCTATGCCAATGGCGTGCGCGCCACCATCAAGACCACGGACTTCAAGACCGATGAAATCGGCATCACCGTCCGCTTCGCCGGTGGCTTGAGTTCGCTATCGCCGGCCTCCAAACCGCCGGTCTTCGCCGCCTCCGTATCAGATCTGCAGGAAGGCGGCCTCGGCAAGCTGACCGCTTCGGAACTGAAGGACAGCCTGACCGGCAAGATATATGGCGTCGGCTTAGGCCTCGGTGAAGATGCCACCACGCTTTCCGGCGGCACCACCAAGGCTGACTTCGCCACGCAGATGGAAGTCCTGATGGCCTTCACCACCGACGCGGCCTACAGCAATGACGCTTTCGAGCGCCTCAAGGCGTTCATCCCCGACTATTACAACTCGCTCAATTCAACACCCGGCGGCGTCTTCCAGATGAAGGGCAGCGCCGTCCTGCGCGATAATGATCCGCGTTACACCATGCCGTCTCAGGCCGATTTCCTCGCCACGAAGAATGAGCAGGTCAAGGCACTGGTCGATCGCCAGCTCAAAACGGGCCCTATCGAGATTACCATTGTCGGCGACATTAGCGAAACCGAGGCGGAAGGACAAATCGCCAAGACCTTCGCTACGCTGGCCAAGCGCGCCGACAAACCGGTGATCCCGGCCGATGGCCTGACCCTGCATTTCCCGACACAAAACCTCAAACAGGTCTTCGAGCATCAGGGACGCGCCGATCAGGATTTGAGCTATGTCGCCTGGCCAAGCGCTGATTTCACCTCGGATACCCAACGCGCCCGCGCCCTGACTGTGTTGGCTGAAGTGATGTCGCTGCGACTGACCGATATCGTGCGCGAAAAGAAGCGCCTGAGCTACAGCCCCTACGCCAGCAACTATTACTCGCAGACCTTCCCGGGCTTTGGTTATCTCAGCGCCGTGGCGCAGGTGAAGCCGGAGGACGATCAGGCCTTCTATGACACCCTTTCGGAGATCGTTGCCGAACTGAAGACCAGGCCGGTTAGCGATGACGAACTGCTGCGCGCAAAAAAACCGCTGCTCGACCGGATGGACACCGACCTGAAAACCAATACCTACTGGGCCGGTGCCCTGCCCGGCTCAACCGCTGATCCGCGCAAGCTCGACTATATCCGCAATCGCCGCGAACAGTACCAGGCGGTGACAGCGGCTGATATCCAGCGCCTGGCCGCGCAATATCTCGACATGAGCAAGGCCGTGCGTATCCAGATCAAACCGGCGGCGACGGCGGAAGCGACCGCCGCGAAGTAA
- a CDS encoding CBS domain-containing protein, giving the protein MLINQLLSTKGREVYTVTPDDSLASVAALLYTRKVGAFVVTDRVGAVVGIVSERDIVRAIATTGGQSLGQPVSQVMTREVFSAGPGETVDALLGHMTDRRIRHLPVMESGRLIGIVSIGDLVKAKIAASEHEAQTLKAYISAG; this is encoded by the coding sequence ATGCTGATAAATCAGTTACTGAGTACCAAGGGGCGCGAAGTCTATACGGTGACGCCAGACGATAGTCTGGCTTCGGTCGCCGCTCTTCTTTACACGCGCAAGGTTGGGGCGTTTGTCGTGACGGATCGCGTTGGCGCCGTGGTCGGCATTGTGTCAGAGCGTGATATTGTCCGCGCGATCGCGACAACGGGCGGACAATCACTTGGTCAGCCCGTCAGTCAGGTGATGACGCGAGAGGTGTTTTCGGCGGGGCCAGGTGAAACCGTTGATGCACTTCTCGGGCATATGACGGATCGTCGTATACGCCACTTACCGGTGATGGAGAGCGGGCGTCTTATCGGGATCGTGTCGATCGGTGATCTGGTCAAGGCCAAGATTGCCGCCAGCGAACACGAAGCCCAGACTCTCAAGGCCTATATCTCGGCGGGGTAG
- the ppk2 gene encoding polyphosphate kinase 2, producing the protein MSKSEDDKRSQKKAAEARLEQLQIDLVDTQIWTMANGQKVCILLEGRDAAGKDGAIKRLTECLSVRNTHVIALPKPTDFDKGAWWFQRYVNRLPSTGEWVVYNRSWYNRAGVERVMGFSTPDQQETFIRDVPDFESMIVRSGITLIKLWLDISRDEQKQRLDDRRSDPRKKLKVSDLDQVAQDRWEDYSAARDDMLRRSHHEHGPWICVATDSKVKAREHILRHVLKVLACPHASEDVAAPDPAIVFSYDEVIEGRKSLRK; encoded by the coding sequence ATGTCCAAATCCGAAGACGACAAGCGTTCCCAAAAAAAAGCTGCCGAGGCGCGTCTGGAGCAGTTGCAGATTGACCTGGTCGACACCCAGATCTGGACCATGGCGAATGGCCAGAAAGTCTGCATCCTGCTGGAAGGCCGTGACGCCGCCGGCAAGGACGGCGCCATCAAGCGCCTAACCGAATGCCTGTCGGTGCGCAACACACATGTCATCGCCCTGCCAAAGCCTACAGATTTTGACAAGGGCGCCTGGTGGTTTCAGCGCTACGTCAACCGCCTGCCCTCCACCGGCGAATGGGTGGTCTATAACCGGTCATGGTACAATCGCGCCGGCGTCGAGAGGGTCATGGGCTTCTCTACACCGGATCAGCAGGAAACCTTCATCCGCGACGTGCCGGATTTTGAAAGCATGATCGTGCGCAGCGGAATCACCCTGATCAAGCTGTGGCTCGATATTTCGCGTGACGAACAAAAGCAGCGTCTTGATGACCGTCGTTCCGACCCACGCAAGAAGCTCAAGGTCAGTGACCTAGATCAGGTGGCCCAGGATCGCTGGGAAGACTATTCCGCAGCCAGGGACGATATGCTGCGCCGTTCACACCATGAACATGGCCCATGGATATGCGTGGCTACCGACAGCAAGGTGAAGGCGCGCGAACATATTCTGCGTCATGTCCTCAAGGTGCTGGCCTGCCCGCACGCTTCGGAAGATGTCGCTGCCCCTGATCCGGCGATTGTTTTTTCTTATGACGAGGTTATCGAAGGCCGCAAGTCACTCAGGAAATAG
- a CDS encoding PAS domain-containing protein produces the protein MPHSSTVSFLNYWRGLQASPDKAPSRDSFDPARLKSLIPQMIMISTAAPGHRFRLSGGFLRSLHGYELKDTSFLDLFCPAFVDTIGTTLGISRRREQPIVLTLSAPWKTQTSDMEPEDADLFQTETVTFEICLCPMVNRYGKVDRMVGIYQTTCAAPRNPNGWLGQYTLVASKLYAPDADIKAAHLRLIASEGRRIA, from the coding sequence GTGCCCCATTCCAGCACAGTTTCATTCTTAAACTACTGGCGCGGCCTTCAGGCAAGCCCGGATAAGGCGCCCTCACGGGACAGCTTTGATCCGGCTCGCCTCAAGAGCCTGATACCGCAGATGATCATGATCTCCACGGCGGCGCCAGGCCACCGTTTTCGCTTGTCAGGCGGCTTTTTACGTTCCTTACATGGCTATGAACTGAAGGATACGTCTTTTCTTGATCTTTTCTGTCCAGCCTTCGTCGATACGATCGGCACCACGCTCGGCATCAGCCGCAGGCGTGAACAGCCCATCGTGCTGACCCTCAGCGCGCCCTGGAAGACGCAGACTTCGGACATGGAACCGGAAGACGCCGACCTGTTCCAAACTGAGACAGTGACCTTTGAAATCTGTCTGTGTCCCATGGTGAACCGCTACGGCAAGGTCGATCGTATGGTTGGCATTTACCAGACTACCTGTGCGGCACCGCGCAATCCTAACGGCTGGCTCGGCCAGTACACGCTTGTGGCATCAAAGCTTTATGCTCCCGACGCTGACATCAAGGCAGCCCATCTGCGCCTCATAGCCTCGGAAGGCCGTCGAATAGCTTGA